The Eulemur rufifrons isolate Redbay unplaced genomic scaffold, OSU_ERuf_1 scaffold_81, whole genome shotgun sequence genome contains a region encoding:
- the CLN8 gene encoding protein CLN8: MTPASNGATAEGIFDLDYTSWSIRATLAVAGFTFYLGVFVVCHQLSSSLNATYRALAAREKVFWDLAATRAVFGVQSTAAGLWALLGDPVLQADKAHGQQNWCWFHVTTATGFFFFENAAVHLSNLSFRTFDWFLAVHHLFAFLGFLGCLVNLRAGHYLAMTTLLLEMSTPFTCASWMLLKAGWADSLLWRLNQWLMIHMFHCRMVLTYHMWWVCFWYWDGLASSLYPPHFALFLLGLALLTLILNPYWTHKKTQQLLNPVDWNFAQPDAKSSWPDRTNGQVLQKKRA, from the exons ATGACCCCTGCAAGCAACGGGGCCACAGCGGAGGGCATCTTCGACCTGGACTACACCTCCTGGAGCATCCGCGCGACGCTGGCCGTCGCCGGCTTCACCTTCTACCTGGGCGTCTTCGTGGTCTGTCACCAGCTGTCGTCCTCCCTGAACGCCACCTACCGCGCTCTGGCGGCCAGAGAGAAGGTCTTCTGGGACCTGGCGGCCACGCGTGCGGTCTTCGGCGTTCAGAGCACCGCGGCGGGCCTGTGGGCTCTGCTGGGGGACCCCGTGCTGCAGGCGGACAAGGCGCACGGCCAGCAGAACTGGTGCTGGTTCCACGTCACCACGGCCACCGGCTTCTTCTTCTTTGAGAACGCCGCGGTCCACCTGTCCAACCTGTCCTTCCGGACGTTCGACTGGTTCCTGGCCGTGCACCATCTCTTCGCCTTCCTGGGCTTTCTTGGCTGTCTGGTCAACCTCAGGGCTGGCCACTACCTGGCCATGACCACGCTGCTGCTGGAGATGAGCACGCCCTTCACCTGCGCTTCCTGGATGCTCCTGAAG GCCGGCTGGGCGGACTCTCTGCTGTGGAGGCTCAACCAGTGGCTGATGATCCACATGTTCCACTGCCGCATGGTGCTGACCTACCACATGTGGTGGGTGTGTTTCTGGTACTGGGACGGCCTGGCCAGCAGCCTGTACCCACCGCACTTCGCGCTCTTCCTCCTGGGGCTGGCTCTGCTCACGCTCATCCTCAACCCCTACTGGACCCATAAAAAGACCCAGCAGCTTCTCAACCCCGTGGACTGGAACTTCGCACAGCCGGACGCCAAGAGCAGTTGGCCGGACAGGACCAACGGTCAGGTGCTGCAGAAGAAGAGGGCGTAG